The Glycine max cultivar Williams 82 chromosome 17, Glycine_max_v4.0, whole genome shotgun sequence genome contains the following window.
TGGCCATAGTACTTGTTGAGCACAAAATTGTGACTTTGCTTACTTTTTCAAGATTGCTCTCGTTCCTTTCATAAATATCTTCTTCAATTACCTTTGATGATCCTAAATATTCTtgttgttacattttttttatttcctagtAATTTTATTCATGATTTACAGTATTACATATATAGACAAGTAATTATCTATACCTTTGATGGAATAAAGGATGCTTCTTCTACCTCTACACTATTGAAATGTATAAGGTCACTTAGAGGGGTTAAGATCACTTGGTCAGATTCATCAAATAAAGAAGGATACATAGGAGTAGCAGTAAGAGCAAATTGAACTTGTTTAGAACTTGGAGTGAAATCTGAGGCTGAGGGTTCTATATGTTGATCTTCTGAGTGTATGAGTTGCATTTCTATTTCAGTTCAGTTATCATTGGCTGATTTCAATATATGAAAAGTTGAATACATGAGCATAGGCTTTTGTTCTCTTAATTTAGTAATTACAAGTACCTGGGATATTGTATCTTGTATGTGGTATCCCTATTTTCACTGTCAAGTTTCTTTCTATAAGTTGCCCTTATATATATGGATATGCTTGTTGTCCTTGTGAAATGCATGCATGGTTAAGACTGTTGAGGGGTGTCTTAGGTGTTGTGTGTTGTTGCTTTTGGTTCAACAAATTGTGGTCCAGTATTTTGTTATGATCTTTTACACTTTTTTGCAGAAGAAAGCTACCTACATTTGTTGGCTGGCAATGCATTAGCACCATTGTGCAAATTGAAGTATTGAGGCAACAACTTGACCTTGCAAAAGAGTTAAAGAAACCAGCATCTGTTGATTCTGTTCGTGCTTTTGGTGATGTTCTTCAGCTAATTAACTGAAAATAATATGAGgtaggttttccttcttttttactaaTGAAAAGGTCATTTTCTTTGGTTTTCTAAATTGCTTTGTTactatttgaatttatttgatatatatttaatatggaCCACTACACCCAATGACAAGTATCAATCTGATATAGGACAGTCATCAACAATGTATAATAGAATAAATTTCTTCTCTACACTCTAGCTATTCAGTAGACTTGGAACTCTCCCTTGTATTGAATTCCCAAAATACAAGCTACTCCTGTCTTGGTACCCCCTTTTAACCAACTCCCCTTTTAGTTACCTAACTTACCTCAGTAAATATGTGGTTAATTTCTGTTACATTGAATAACGCCATTAATTTCTATCTTAATATTAGGAGCATTTAGATTCCAAGGATATTATTTTAGTCAATGTTAGGAAAAGGCACTTTGTCTCTAGTTtttcacattttcttttattgggtTGGGGCAAGTAATTTAGAGGAAAGGATATTCGTGAATGCCTCCTCGTGCAACATGAGACAGATATTCTATCACGAATTAAGGTGAAGAAAAATGGGGTTTAATCCATTGACTAGAAGCCAAAGTAGTAAGGTGAAGAAAAGGGTGAGCTTTAGACTGCCAGAAGTGTCGGAGAGTATCATTTTGTATCCATTAGAGATGGGTTTTAATGAGTGTCAGTGCATTAATTAGTTTCTATCCTCAATATGTTTAATGTCAATTGTGAGTTTACTAGAATGATGTGTGTCTCTCCTATCATTTTTGGAAAGTATGTGGTAGAGATTTGGAGGGAAAGAATAATGGATCAAAAGCTCAGACTTAGCTAAGAATCCGAATTAGTGATCCACCTACAATGTGATTGTCACTATTTGTAAGGTTCTAAACtgtaaaataatatgtatattggTGTTTGAGCATTTCTTGCTTCCAGTTGGTTTCACTCTAAGGTGGTTTCAATATCAGATGCTTAGAGATACTAAGAACACTTTTCATTCGCTGATAAtatcctattttgttttttttttcttccctgcTATTTTCTGTTTGTTTTAATAGGAttccttttccttcttctctgcATTAATCATTTCTTTGGAGAAGTTTTCCCTTTGTTCCTACTAAGTAAATATGTATATCAGGTTTGGTTCTTGGTCAGCAGATTTAGCAATACATGGTTGGCATGGCTCAATATAATGTAGCAACCAACTactattaaaaatgttataggACAAGAATGAAAAAGCCGTCTTTCAACCtttaaattataacaaaacAGAATTAATCATTTATCTACCAATTTGATTTGctaatgaaatattaaaaataaaggtGTTCGATTGATGAGGACAAGGAAGAAAGCAAAATGTCACTAAATCAAGTGGCATATCCAACAACCCAGCTTGTTAAGTAGAAGTTCCATTCATAGAACTCTCACAAGATATAGACACTATAATATGTATGCTATGTAGAGAGCAAAATTAGTTCAGATTCAAGGGAACACAAGTCATAAAGCACATAATGCGCAACAAGTAACTATAGTCAGCAATATGACACACAAATTAATACCTCTTTTGAAGATCCAATGTGAGAAGCAGCTGATTTAGCTTGCATTCCATGAGCTGCATTTGTTGGAACCCTTTCCACCATTCTTAATCCAGGCATTGGATTCAAAAGGCAGAACCGAGGACATAGGCCACAAGTTGTAGTTGTGTAGTTTTCATATTCACTGCAATCATCACTTTCTTCCCCATCAATATCTTGAGTGTAATATGGCAAAGCTTTTGGCCTATGCTGGTTAATGGGACATGGACTTTCTgtattcacttctttctttctctgctTTTGTTGTTCTTGTCCAATATGTGCTTTCTTGGAAGCATATTGAGGAGATTCTGATGTCATTGCCTTTGCTGCAAGCAAGAACCTATCAATCATGAAATTGCGACCTTTCTGGTGATCACTTGAGAAACTTCCAAATGGTTGTACCTCTTGTTCATCCCATCCACTCAAGCCACTCACACTACAACTCATGAAGAATGATTCAGTCCTAGAAAGTGAGTCACGAGCATCTTCATAGGCCTCATCTCCATCATTTGAACCAGAACTTTCTTTCTCCCTAGTTTCCGCTTTTGAATGTTTTGTTGCTTTTTTGTCCAAGGATGCAacactttgagagttggaaagTGTGCTTCCAGTTCTCGTCTCAGCAAGTGATTGTTGCTTAGTTTTTGATACCCTCCCAAGTAGAAAGTTTGAAGTGAAGGGAGGCTTCTCAAAATCTTGTGTCTGTAATTTGCTTTCATCTTTTGGTCTTCTTGGTGCCTTCTCCCACTCAAAAGGAACATTTCCAGCATTCCTCTCTGGAACTGAATTTAACTCTAATTTGTAAGCAGGAGGAAGTGGAAGTCTGGCTAATGAGTTGTCACTTTTGCCTTTGTGGTCTGTTTCAGAGGCCAATGTTGATGAGAAACTCCTCATTGATAAAAGTGGCTGATTCAAATTTAACTACTTTTCTTCCATTAGATCTTTGAGCATCATGGAATTACCTTCTGTAaaacaccaaaataaaattacacaagGTTAGGTCTCAAACCAATAACAGGTTGAGAAAACTCTATATGTTGATTTTGTACACTCTAGCTATTCTGTACATGACGCACAAGGTTAGTGTTGTCAATATGGTTCACTTTTTTGACAGGAAGCTTGCTTTAATTTACTCTTTCCCATTTATGGACACTGGCTGTCCAGGAGGGTAagatcatatataatatatgcatGTGCATATGTTAGTGTGGTAGTGATAGTAGAGCCTTTCTGGCACTAGTACCCTCGGCCTTATCAAACAAAAAACGTTTGGACTGCACAAAAGGCACTTTGTCGTGGCACTCTTATATTTGCTACTTATCTTTCTATCTATAATTATATaagcttaaatttatttttatttaagttaaccatttatcatttttgttcGTGACtaagtttagttttttttattttaattgctataaataca
Protein-coding sequences here:
- the LOC102667651 gene encoding uncharacterized protein codes for the protein MRSFSSTLASETDHKGKSDNSLARLPLPPAYKLELNSVPERNAGNVPFEWEKAPRRPKDESKLQTQDFEKPPFTSNFLLGRVSKTKQQSLAETRTGSTLSNSQSVASLDKKATKHSKAETREKESSGSNDGDEAYEDARDSLSRTESFFMSCSVSGLSGWDEQEVQPFGSFSSDHQKGRNFMIDRFLLAAKAMTSESPQYASKKAHIGQEQQKQRKKEVNTESPCPINQHRPKALPYYTQDIDGEESDDCSEYENYTTTTCGLCPRFCLLNPMPGLRMVERVPTNAAHGMQAKSAASHIGSSKEVLICVSYC